The nucleotide sequence AGAGCCCGAGCATCTCCCGCTCGAAGTTCAGGAGCACGGACTTGTCCCATTCCCCGTCCGGCACCCGGACTGCGAACACATCTGTCTCGGCGGCCGAATCCTCGGTCCCGAAGCCGAAAAGGTCGAACTGCCCGATCGCTTCGGCCTTCTTCGTGTCGACGACGGCGTCGATGGACTGTTCGTAGACGGTGATCAGGCCGCGTCGGGTGTGGCCGAGGGAATCGAAGGCACCGGACTTGATCAAGGCCTCGACGGTGCGCTTGTTGCAGGCCACCGCGTCCACCTTGCGCAGGTAGTCGGCGAAGTCGAGATAGCTCTGCTTCTCCTTGCGGCGGGCCACGATCGAGGACACCACGTTGCCGCCCACGTTGCGGACGGCGGACAGGCCGAAGCGGATGTCCGTCCCCGTCGGGGTGAAGTTGGCGTCGGAGGAGTTCACGCAAGGTGGCAACACTTTGATGCCCATCCGCCGACACTCGGCCAGGTAGACAGCCATCTTGTCCTTGTCGTCCTTGACCGAGGTCAGCAACGCCGCCATGTACTCGGCCGGGTAGTTCGCCTTGAGGTAGCCCGTCCAGTAGGACAGCACCCCGTAGGCCGCGGTGTGCGCCTTGTTGAACGCATAGTCGGAGAACGGGAGCAGGACGTCCCAGAGGGCCTTGACCGCAGCCGCTGAGTAACCGTTGGTCTTCATGCCACCGGAGAAGATCTCGTACTGGGCGTCCAGCTCGGACTTCTTCTTCTTGCCCATCGCGCGACGAAGCAGATCAGCCGCGCCGAGCGTGTAACCGGCGAGCTGCTGCGCGATCGCCATGACCTGTTCCTGGTAGACGATCAGGCCGTAGGTGTCGCCGAGCAGGTCCTTGAGCGGTTCGGCCAGCTCCGGATGGATCGCCACGACGGGCTTGCGGTCGTTCTTGCGATCGGCGTACTCGTTGTGCGAGTTGGCGCCCATCGGACCCGGTCGATACAGGGCCAGAACCGCGGAGATGTCCTCGAAGTTGTCCGGTCGCATTGATCGGAGCAAGGCCCGCATCGGTCCGCCGTCGAGCTGAAAGACCCCCAGGGTGTCACCGCGGGCCAGCAGCTCGTACGTCGCCTGGTCGGTGAGCTCGAGGTCCTCCAGCACGAGCTCGTGATTGCGGTTGGCCTTGATGTTGGCCACCGCGTCGTCGAGGATCGTGAGGTTTCGCAACCCCAGGAAGTCCATCTTGATAAGGCCGAGCTTCTCGCAGGACGGGTAGTCGAACTGGGTGATGATCGCGCCGTCCTGCTCGCGGCGCATGATCGGTATGACGTCGACGAGCGGTTCGGAGGACATGATCACGCCCGCGGCGTGGACACCCCACTGTCGCTTGAGTCCTTCCAGACCTTGGGCGGTGTCGACGACCTTCTTGACTTCGGGGTCGGCCTCGTACAGGGACCGGAATTCGCCGCCCTCGCCGTAGCGCTCATGGCTGGAGTCGAAGATCTTCGACAGCGGGACGTCCTTGCCCATGACCGGGGGCGGCATGACCTTGGTGATCCGGTCGCCCATCGCGAACGGGTACCCGAGCACCCGCGCGGCGTCCTTGACCGCCTGCTTGGCCTTGATGGTGCCGTAGGTGACGATCTGAGCCACCCGGTCGTCGCCGTACTTGTCGCTGACGTAGCGGATGACCTCGCCCCGCCGACGTTCGTCGAAGTCGACGTCGAAGTCGGGCATCGACACCCGGTCGGGGTTGAGGAATCGCTCGAAGATCAAGCCGTGGCGCAGCGGGTCCAGGTCGGTGATGCGCATCGCGTAGGCGGCCATCGAACCCGCGCCCGAACCGCGGCCGGGACCGACCCGGATGCCGTTCTTCTTGGCCCAGTTGATGAAGTCGGCGACGACGAGGAAGTAGCCGGGGAAGCCCATCTGGACGATGACGCCGACCTCGTAGTCGGCCTGCTTGCGGACCTCGTCGGGAATGCCGTGCGGGTAGCGGTCCAGCAGACCCGCCTCGACCTCCTTGATGAACCAGGAGGTCTCGTCCTCGCCCTCGGGGACCGGGAAGCGCGGCATGTAGTTGGCCGCTTCGTTGAAGCTGACGTCACAGCGCTCGGCGATGAGCAGGGTGTTGTCGCAGGCTTCACGCAGCTCGTACTTGTCCGCCCAGAGCGAGCGCATCTCGGCCGGCGACTTGAGGTAGAAGTCCTTGGCATCGAACTTGAACCGGTTCGGGTCGGCCATGGTCTTGCCCGACTGAACGCACAGCAGCACCTCGTGCGCGTCAGCATCGGCCGGTTTGGTGTAGTGCAGGTCGTTGGTGGCGATCATCGGCAGGCTGAGATCCCGGCCGAGTTTGATCAGTCCCTCGCGGACCCGGGTCTCGATCCCCAGACCGTGATCCATCAGTTCCAGGAAGAAGTTGTCCTTGCCGAAGATGTCCCTGAACTCCGCGGCACTGGCACGGGCGTTGTCGTAGTTGCCGATCCGCAGCCAGGTCTGGATTTCTCCTGAGGGGCACCCGGTCGTCGCGATCAAGCCCTGGGAATAGGTGTGCAGGAGTTCGCGGTCGGCTCGCGGCTTGTAGAAGAAGCCTTCCAGGCTCGACCGCGAGGACAGTCGGAACAGGTTGTGCATTCCGGTGGTGTTCTCAGCGAGCAGCGTCATGTGGGTGAACGCCCCGGCACCCGATACGTCGTCCTCGCCGCCGTTGCTCCAGCGCACCCGGGTGCGGTCGCCGCGGTGGGTGTTGGGTGTGAGGTAGGCCTCCATCCCGATTATGGGATTCACGCCGGCGGCCTTGGCCTGCCGGTAGAAGTCGTAAGCGCCGAAGACGTTGCCGTGGTCGGTCATCGCCAGCGCCGGCATGCCCATCTCCGCGGTGGTCGCGAAGAGGTCCTTCAGCCGCGCCGCACCGTCGAGCATCGAATACTCGGTGTGGACGTGCAGGTGGACGAAGGAGTCGTTGGAACCGGTGTTCGATCCGGTAGGCCCGCTCATGCGGCCGTGCTTGCGAGAACGCCAGAGGTCATGGCGATGCCTTCTTCCGGATCAGGTGGCGCCCATCGTTCGGGCTGACCAGCGATCTAGATTCTGCACCCCACCTCTGACAGCTTCGGCGTGTCGGCGCGAGCATCGGCGTGTCGAGCGTGTCGAGCGCGTGGTGGACGGTGGATGGTCCTGTGCGACTCAGCACCACCCACCGTCACCTAACCGATCGGCAGGAGGACCATCGAGTTCATGTCGATCATCAAAATCAATGCGATCACCGTGGCTGCCGACAGCGGGGACGAGCTTGCCCATCGGTTCGCCGCTCGGGCCGGGGCGGTCGACGACGCCGACGGTTTCGAGGGTTTCGAGCTGTTGCAACCGACGGACGCACGCACGACGTGGCTGGTGATCACGCGCTGGCGGGACGAGCAGGCGTTCGCGGCCTGGGCCAACTCGCCCGCCTTCGGCCGTGGGCATCGAAGTGAGCATCAACCCGAGGGTGAGACTTCTGAACCACCGAAACGGCCGGTGGGGCTCAGCAGTGAGCTGTGGAGCTACACGGTCGCGGGCGGAACGGGTTCACCCTGATCTCGCCACCCTCCGGGGTCGGGACTGTAAGTGCCGTCGCGGCAACCGTTGTCATGCCTCGGCCTCCAGCACGTCCAGCGCCCTCTGGAGATCGGCCGGGAACGGCGAAACGACCCTGACCCGCTCCCCCGAGGTCGGATGGTCGAAGCCGAGCTCGCGGGCGTGCAGCCATTGCCGCGTCAGCCCGAGGTGCCGGCTCAGGACCGGATCCGCGCCGTAGAGGGCGTCCCCGCAACACGGGTGCCGCATCGCGGCCAGGTGCACCCGAATCTGATGGGTACGTCCGGTTTCCAGGTGGACGTCGAGCAGCGTCGCCGCGCGGTAGGCCTGCACCGTCTCATAGTGCGTCACGCTGTCCCGGCCGTCGGCGACCACCGCGAATTTCCACTCCGAGGACGGATGACGGCCCAGCGGCGCGTCGATGGTTCCGCTGGTCGGATCCGGATGGCCCTGAACGAGTGCCGAATACAGTTTCTCCACCGTGCGTTCCTTGAACGCCCGTTTCAGCACGGTGTAGGCGATCTCGCTCTTGGCGACCACCATGACTCCCGTGGTTCCGGCGTCGAGTCGATGGACGACACCCTGCCGTTCGGGGGCGCCGGAGGTGGAGATCCGGTATCCCATCGCGGCCAGGCCCTGGACGACGGTAGGCCCGTCCCACCCGATCGTGGGGTGAGCGGCCACGCCCACCGGCTTGTCCACCACGACCACGTCGGCGTCGTCGTACAGCACGACCAGTCCGTCCACCGCCTGGGCCGGGGCCGTGCTGAGGTCCACCGGGTCGGGAATCGTGATCTCCAGCCAGGAGCCGGCTACCACCTTCGACGACCGGGCGGGCATCGAGCCGTCGACGCTGACCGCACCGTCATCGATGAGGTCCGCCGCGGCGGTCCGGGACAGGCCGAACAATCGGGAGATGGCCACGTCCAGGCGCAGCCCCTCCAAGCCGTCAGGGACCGGCACCATCCGGCTGTCAGGCATCGGTCGTCCGCTCCGCGGCACCGGGAGTGACCGTACCGCCGCCGGAGGTTTCCGGTCCTGGGCCGCGGTCGGGCTCGTCCGCCGCAGGGCCCGGACTGCTTTCACCGACACCATCGCGCTGAGTGGGGTCGCGCTGAGTGGGGTTGCGCGGAGTAGGGGCGCTGTCGTCGTCGTCGCCGTCATCGTCGTCGTCGTCGGCGATCGGATTCCGTCCGCCGTTGAAGTCCACCCCGCGAACGGACAGCAGGACCGCGACCGCCCCGCCGACGACGATGCACGAGTCGGCCAGATTGAAGATCGGGTAGTACTTTCCGGCGTCGCCGAACACCGAGATCCAGTCGACCACGTGCCCGCGTCCCGGTCCCGGGGAACGGAACAGCCGGTCGACCAGATTTCCGAGGGCGCCGCCGAGGACGAGGCCGAGAGCGACCGCCCACGCGGTCGAGGTCAGGCGCCGCGCGGCACGAAGGATCACCGCGACCACGATCAATGCGATGGCGGTGAGCGCGACCGTGGCGCCCGTCCCGACCGAGAACGCGGCCCCGGAGTTGCGGGCCTGGTCGAGATAGACCAGGCCTCCGAGCAGCTTGATGCCAGGTTCGGTTGCCGAAATGTGGGCGACGACCAACAACTTGGAGATCGCGTCGGCGGCCAGGGCAAGCCCGGCAACCGCGGCGAAGATGCCGATCTTGGTCGGCCGGCGGGCGGTCCGTGGAGCGGGGGCAGCCGGTTCGGTCCCGGGAGAGGTCACAGGGGCATTCTCCCCTACCGGCTCCGGTCAGCTCAGCGGCGCTCCTCGCGCGCCTTGCACGCCGCGTCCAGGGTGGCCATCGGCAACGCCTGCAGCCGCGCCTTGGGGATGGGTTTGCCGCAGTTCTCGCACAGGCCGTAGGTGCCGGAGTCGATTCGCTCGATGGCGTGCTCGATCTGGACGATCAGGTCGTGCCGGTTGTTGGCGATCGATTGTTCCTGCTCCCGCTCGAAGGTCTTGCTCCCAGCGTCGGCCTGGTCGTCGCCGGCCCCGTCCGTGTTGGTCGTCTGCAGTTCGTTGAGCTGCACCATGGACCGGTCGTAATCGCTACGCAGGCCGTGCAACTCGGCTTCCAACTGCGATCGCAGGGCCTGCAGTTCCTTCGGCGTCAGCTCGGGCTTCGCCGCGGCAACGGCCGCCTTGGTGACCGCGGCCGATGCGGACTTCTTAACGGGCGCCGCCTTGGTCGCCGGCGCTGCCTTCTTGACCGGCGCCGCCTTGGTCGCCGGCGCTGCCTTCTTGACCGGCGCTGCCTTCTTGACCGGCGCTGCCGTCTTGACCGGCGCTGCCTTCTTGGCCGGCGCTGCCGTCTTGACCGGCGCCGCCTTCTTGACCGGCGCTGCCGTCTTGACCGGCGCTGCCTTCTTGACCGGCGCTGCCGTCTTGACCGGCGCCGCCTTCTTGACCGGCGCTGCCTTCTTGACCGGCGCTGCCGTCTTGACCGGCGCCGCCTTCTTGACCGGCGCCGCCTTCTTGACCGGCGCTGCCTTCTTGACCGGCGCCGCCTTCTTGACCGGCGCCGCCTTCTTGACCGGCGCCGCCTTCTTCGCGGGACTCACCGTGGTCGCCACCTTCCGAGCCGGTGCTTTGGCAGCCGCGACCGCGGTGGACCCCGTTGCCCGCCGCAAGGCCTGACCGATCCGTCCCCGAACTCCCGCCATGGCGAACCTCTCCGAAAGCCTCGTGCGATCCGATGAACATTTGTCTAGTAAACGAACCGGAGCGCTCACGATACGAGCGCGGTGATCTTCGCGCTAGAGCCACGTCTGCGTCCGCGGCGCCGCCATATCTATACCAGCCGGACCAAACGGACTGCGTCGGGGCACGCCGCATACCGACGTGATCCCCACCCCGACTGCCTCTAGACTCGGTACGGGCGCTGACGAGGACAAGTAGCGCCGGAAACGAGCCAAAGCGACCCGGGGACGGTGCGAGCCCGGGGGCCACGCCCGGCGGCGAAATCACCTTCGAGCCCGCGGAAGAACGCCGACCGCCATCAAGGCCGGCCAGTAGAGCCGCTGCACCAGCAAGAGCGGGCGTCGATCGCTGACGCCAAGAGGGGTGGTACCGCGGCGGCTTCCGTCGTCCCTTCACCAAATGCATCGTCGGCACCGGCCGGCGGTCGAGGCGAAGGAGAACCACCGGATGACGTCGTACCGCCCGGACCAGACGAGCGCCGAAACCGCGCCCCCCGCTTACCGCGCGCTGCCCGCCCACGTCGATCTGGCCGCGACCGATCACGAGGTGATCGAATTCTGGCGACGCGCGGACGTCTTCCGACGCAGCCTGGCCCAGACCGAGGGCGGCCCCCGCTACACCTTCTACGAAGGTCCGCCGACGGCTAACGGCACGCCGGGCACCCACCACATCGAGGCTCGGGCGTTCAAGGATCTCTTCCCCCGGTTCAAGACGATGAAGGGTTATCACGTCCCCCGCATGGCGGGCTGGGACTGCCACGGTCTTCCGGTGGAGCTGGCGGTCGAGAAGCAGCTCGGGTTCACCGGAAAGCCCGACATCGAGCGCTTCGGCATCGCGGAGTTCAACGCGGCCTGCCGCACGGAGGTCCAGCGCAACGTCGACCAGTTCCTGGCCATGAGTGAGCGCATGGGCTACTGGGCCGATTACGACAACGCCTACTGGACGATGAACGCCTCCTACATCGAGTCGGTCTGGTGGGCCCTCAAACAGATCTTCGACCAGGGCCTGCTGGTCGAGGACCATCGGGTGGCCCCGTACTGCCCCCGGTGTGGCACCGGGCTGTCCGACCACGAGGTGGCCCAGGGCTACGAGACCGTGGTCGACCCCTCGGTGTACGTGACGTTCCCGCTCACCTCGGGTCCCTACGCGGGCGAAGCGTCTCTCTTGGTGTGGACGACGACGCCCTGGACCCTCGTCTCCAACACCGCCGTCGCGGTCAATCCCGAGGTCACCTACCTGGTCGTGCGGACGGTCGGCGGCGAGCGGGAGCCGGCGCAGACGCTGGTCGTAGCCGCTCCGCTGGTCGACAAGGCCCTCAACGGCGCCGAGTACTCCGAGCTCGCGCGGCTTCCAGGACGCGACCTGGAGCGCTGGACCTACCAGCGGCCCTTCGAGTTCGTCCCCATCGGCGATGCCGAGAACCCCGCGCACTATGTGGTCCTGGCCGACTACGTGACCACCGAGGACGGCTCCGGCCTGGTGCATCAGGCACCGGCCTTCGGAGCCGACGACCTCGCAACCTGCCGCACCTACGGGCTGCCGGTGGTCAATCCGGTTGGCAAGGACGGCCACTTCCTCGCCGATGTTCCGGTCGTCGGCGGCGTCTTCTTCAAAGACGCCGACGCCGAACTGGTGCGCCTGCTTCGCGATGCCGGCTTGCTGCTGCGGCATGTGAACTACGAGCACGCCTATCCCCATTGCTGGCGTTGCCACACGCCGCTGATGTATTACGCGCTGCCCTCGTTCTACATCCGCACCACCGCCCGCAAGGACGAGCTGCTGCGTGAGAACGAGCGCACGAACTGGTACCCGGAGACGATCAAGCACGGTCGGTACGGCGACTGGCTCGACAACAACATCGACTGGGCGCTGTCGCGGGATCGGTACTGGGGCACCCCGCTACCGATCTGGCGCAACGATGCCGACCCCACCCACCTCGTCTGCGTCGGTTCCCTCGCCGAGTTGTCCGCGCTGACGGGCCAGGACCTGTCCGAGCTCGACCCACACCGGCCGTTCGTCGACGCCCCGACCTTCACGCTGCCGGACGTGGCGGGCACTTTCCACCGAGTTCCGCAGGTGATCGACGGATGGTTCGACTCCGGCTCGATGCCCTTCGCCCAGTTCGGGGCGCCGCACCGCAACGCCGAGCTGGCGAAGGCGGCCTATCCGGCGGACTTCATCTCCGAGGCGATCGACCAGACGCGAGGCTGGTTCTACACACTGATGGTGGTGGGAACGCTGGTCTTCGACCAGTCCAGCTACCGCAATGTCGTGTGCTTGGGGCACATCCTGGCCGAGGACGGCCGCAAGATGAGCAAGCACCTGGGAAACATCCTCGAACCGATCTCGCTGATGGACCAGCACGGGGCCGACGCCGTGCGGTGGTTCATGCTGGCCGGCGGTTCGCCCTGGTCGGCACGGCGGGTCGGCCACAAGAACCTTGAGGAGATCGCCTCCAAGGTGCTGCGAACGTACTGGTCGATTGCCTCGTTCCAGTCGCTCTATGCCCGCGCCAACGACTGGACGCCGGGGACCGCTCACGGACTGGAGCCCACCGCGCTGGACCGCTGGGCGACCAACGAGACACATCGAGTTGCGCTCGAGGTCGATGACGCTCTGGAGGCCTACGACCCGGCGCGTGCGGGGCGCGCCCTGGCTGGTCTCATCGATGACCTGTCGAACTGGTACGTCCGCCGCTCCCGTCGGCGTTTCTGGGACGGTGACCCCGCTGCCCTGCAGACGCTGCACGACTGCCTCGATGTGCTCACCCGGCTACTCGCGCCGTTCGTCCCGTTCGTCACCGAGCGGGTTTGGGGCGCGCTGTTCGCGCAGAGCACCGGCGTCGAATCCGTCCACCTGGCGCCCTGGCCCGAGCGCTCGGTCTCGGTCGACTCCGAGCTGTCCGAGCAGGTCGCCCTGGTGCGACGGATCGTCGAGCTCGGACGAGCCGCGCGGGCCGAATCGAAGGTGAAGACGCGCCAGCCGCTGGCTCGTGCTCTGGTTTCGGCGCCAGGCTGGGATCGCATACCGGACCCGCTCAAGGCGGAGGTCACCGACGAGCTCAACGTGCTGGAACTGGCCGCACTGGCTGATGCCGAGGATCTGGTCGACGTGTCGGTCAAGCCGAACTTCCGGGCCCTGGGCAAACGGTTCGGCTCAGGGACGAAGGACGTCGCCACGGCTATCTCCGCGGGCGATCCCACCGCCCTCGCGCACGCGGTCCGGCAGGGCGGTTCCGCGACGGTCACGGTGGGTGGCGAGGAGATCAGGGTGGGCTCGGACGAGCTGATCGTGACCGAGGCGCCGCGGTCGGGCTGGGCGGTCACCAGCGAAGGGGCCGAGACTGTCGCCCTCGACCTGGAACTGACCGGTGAGCTACGGCGTCTCGGGCTGCTGCGCGACGTGATCCGTCTGGTGCAGGAGGCCCGCAAGAACGCCGGGTTCGAGGTGACCGACCGGATCCAGCTGCGCTGGCGGGTCGGCGGTTCACCCGATCCGGCCGAAGCGATCCGGCACCACGCGACGGAACTGGCCACCGAGGTGCTGGCTACCGACATCGTCGAGGGCGCCGTCGACACCAGTCCCGATCGAAACATCGCCGGCAACAGTGACGACGCCATCGCGAGTGCTCCGACGTCCGATGCCGACTGGTTCTCCGGTCACGACGAGGAGATGGGCCTGCATTTCTGGATCCGCCGCAGCTGACCGCGGTCCTGCTGCCCAGCTCGACGTTGAGGTTGCCCTTGTTGCGCGCATTCCCGCGTTGAGGTTGCCCTTGTTGCGCGCAACAAGGGCAACCTCAACTGGTACGGGCGACGCTCGTGTCTGGATCGCAGAGGGCGCATGGAGTGAACCCGTCCTCGACCGCCTGACTCAGCGGGATCGATTCCACCGGTCGGCCGTTCAGGAATCCGCAGCTGCGGACGTGGTAACGGGGCCGGCCGTCGAGGACCCACACGAGATCGTCACCGTGTCGTCGCAGGGGCGCCTCGGTGTCGGCCATCGCAGGTTCAGGCTCGGGCGCCTCAGCCGCAGCCGCAGGCACAGTCGCGGGAGAAACCACGGCAACATCGGCGACGCCAGCAGGAGCGGCGGGAGCGGTCTCGACGACGCCAGCGGCAGCGGCGGGAGCGGCCTCGGCGATCTGGCGGGCGGTCCCCAGCCGGGCAGCCGAGTGCTTGCCGCCACCGATAGTCGTGGCCACGGTTGCGGCGACCGACTCCGACGCGGCGGGAAGATCCGCCGCGCCCGCCGCATGCGAGCGGGCGGGAGCGTCGGCCCCAACCGGCGCCTCAGCTCGGGCGCGGCGGGCCCGGACGACGGCAATGATGGCGACGGCACTGGCGACGACAGAGGCGACGACCAGCGGTGTGCTGCCACCGATCAGACCGAGAACCAGAAATCCGAGGGCCACGACCAGAACAAGCAGGATCGCCAGTTGCACGTCTTACTCCCGTCTGCCTCAGCCCTCGCCGGTAGCGGCTGGGATCGTGCGATCAGACCCAGACGGGCCGGACTCTGAAGGAGTCCGGCCCGTCTGGGTTCGTGTTGGTGATCAGCCGCGGTTCTCTGCTTCGGCCGGCTGTTGGGCCTGCTGGGCCTGCGGATCGGTGCCGCCGCTGGCGTCCAGGTCGTGCAGCTGCGACTCCAG is from Jatrophihabitans telluris and encodes:
- the lspA gene encoding signal peptidase II; amino-acid sequence: MTSPGTEPAAPAPRTARRPTKIGIFAAVAGLALAADAISKLLVVAHISATEPGIKLLGGLVYLDQARNSGAAFSVGTGATVALTAIALIVVAVILRAARRLTSTAWAVALGLVLGGALGNLVDRLFRSPGPGRGHVVDWISVFGDAGKYYPIFNLADSCIVVGGAVAVLLSVRGVDFNGGRNPIADDDDDDGDDDDSAPTPRNPTQRDPTQRDGVGESSPGPAADEPDRGPGPETSGGGTVTPGAAERTTDA
- a CDS encoding antibiotic biosynthesis monooxygenase family protein gives rise to the protein MSIIKINAITVAADSGDELAHRFAARAGAVDDADGFEGFELLQPTDARTTWLVITRWRDEQAFAAWANSPAFGRGHRSEHQPEGETSEPPKRPVGLSSELWSYTVAGGTGSP
- a CDS encoding TraR/DksA family transcriptional regulator; protein product: MAGVRGRIGQALRRATGSTAVAAAKAPARKVATTVSPAKKAAPVKKAAPVKKAAPVKKAAPVKKAAPVKKAAPVKTAAPVKKAAPVKKAAPVKTAAPVKKAAPVKTAAPVKKAAPVKTAAPAKKAAPVKTAAPVKKAAPVKKAAPATKAAPVKKAAPATKAAPVKKSASAAVTKAAVAAAKPELTPKELQALRSQLEAELHGLRSDYDRSMVQLNELQTTNTDGAGDDQADAGSKTFEREQEQSIANNRHDLIVQIEHAIERIDSGTYGLCENCGKPIPKARLQALPMATLDAACKAREERR
- the ileS gene encoding isoleucine--tRNA ligase, which gives rise to MTSYRPDQTSAETAPPAYRALPAHVDLAATDHEVIEFWRRADVFRRSLAQTEGGPRYTFYEGPPTANGTPGTHHIEARAFKDLFPRFKTMKGYHVPRMAGWDCHGLPVELAVEKQLGFTGKPDIERFGIAEFNAACRTEVQRNVDQFLAMSERMGYWADYDNAYWTMNASYIESVWWALKQIFDQGLLVEDHRVAPYCPRCGTGLSDHEVAQGYETVVDPSVYVTFPLTSGPYAGEASLLVWTTTPWTLVSNTAVAVNPEVTYLVVRTVGGEREPAQTLVVAAPLVDKALNGAEYSELARLPGRDLERWTYQRPFEFVPIGDAENPAHYVVLADYVTTEDGSGLVHQAPAFGADDLATCRTYGLPVVNPVGKDGHFLADVPVVGGVFFKDADAELVRLLRDAGLLLRHVNYEHAYPHCWRCHTPLMYYALPSFYIRTTARKDELLRENERTNWYPETIKHGRYGDWLDNNIDWALSRDRYWGTPLPIWRNDADPTHLVCVGSLAELSALTGQDLSELDPHRPFVDAPTFTLPDVAGTFHRVPQVIDGWFDSGSMPFAQFGAPHRNAELAKAAYPADFISEAIDQTRGWFYTLMVVGTLVFDQSSYRNVVCLGHILAEDGRKMSKHLGNILEPISLMDQHGADAVRWFMLAGGSPWSARRVGHKNLEEIASKVLRTYWSIASFQSLYARANDWTPGTAHGLEPTALDRWATNETHRVALEVDDALEAYDPARAGRALAGLIDDLSNWYVRRSRRRFWDGDPAALQTLHDCLDVLTRLLAPFVPFVTERVWGALFAQSTGVESVHLAPWPERSVSVDSELSEQVALVRRIVELGRAARAESKVKTRQPLARALVSAPGWDRIPDPLKAEVTDELNVLELAALADAEDLVDVSVKPNFRALGKRFGSGTKDVATAISAGDPTALAHAVRQGGSATVTVGGEEIRVGSDELIVTEAPRSGWAVTSEGAETVALDLELTGELRRLGLLRDVIRLVQEARKNAGFEVTDRIQLRWRVGGSPDPAEAIRHHATELATEVLATDIVEGAVDTSPDRNIAGNSDDAIASAPTSDADWFSGHDEEMGLHFWIRRS
- a CDS encoding RluA family pseudouridine synthase, with product MPDSRMVPVPDGLEGLRLDVAISRLFGLSRTAAADLIDDGAVSVDGSMPARSSKVVAGSWLEITIPDPVDLSTAPAQAVDGLVVLYDDADVVVVDKPVGVAAHPTIGWDGPTVVQGLAAMGYRISTSGAPERQGVVHRLDAGTTGVMVVAKSEIAYTVLKRAFKERTVEKLYSALVQGHPDPTSGTIDAPLGRHPSSEWKFAVVADGRDSVTHYETVQAYRAATLLDVHLETGRTHQIRVHLAAMRHPCCGDALYGADPVLSRHLGLTRQWLHARELGFDHPTSGERVRVVSPFPADLQRALDVLEAEA
- the dnaE gene encoding DNA polymerase III subunit alpha encodes the protein MSGPTGSNTGSNDSFVHLHVHTEYSMLDGAARLKDLFATTAEMGMPALAMTDHGNVFGAYDFYRQAKAAGVNPIIGMEAYLTPNTHRGDRTRVRWSNGGEDDVSGAGAFTHMTLLAENTTGMHNLFRLSSRSSLEGFFYKPRADRELLHTYSQGLIATTGCPSGEIQTWLRIGNYDNARASAAEFRDIFGKDNFFLELMDHGLGIETRVREGLIKLGRDLSLPMIATNDLHYTKPADADAHEVLLCVQSGKTMADPNRFKFDAKDFYLKSPAEMRSLWADKYELREACDNTLLIAERCDVSFNEAANYMPRFPVPEGEDETSWFIKEVEAGLLDRYPHGIPDEVRKQADYEVGVIVQMGFPGYFLVVADFINWAKKNGIRVGPGRGSGAGSMAAYAMRITDLDPLRHGLIFERFLNPDRVSMPDFDVDFDERRRGEVIRYVSDKYGDDRVAQIVTYGTIKAKQAVKDAARVLGYPFAMGDRITKVMPPPVMGKDVPLSKIFDSSHERYGEGGEFRSLYEADPEVKKVVDTAQGLEGLKRQWGVHAAGVIMSSEPLVDVIPIMRREQDGAIITQFDYPSCEKLGLIKMDFLGLRNLTILDDAVANIKANRNHELVLEDLELTDQATYELLARGDTLGVFQLDGGPMRALLRSMRPDNFEDISAVLALYRPGPMGANSHNEYADRKNDRKPVVAIHPELAEPLKDLLGDTYGLIVYQEQVMAIAQQLAGYTLGAADLLRRAMGKKKKSELDAQYEIFSGGMKTNGYSAAAVKALWDVLLPFSDYAFNKAHTAAYGVLSYWTGYLKANYPAEYMAALLTSVKDDKDKMAVYLAECRRMGIKVLPPCVNSSDANFTPTGTDIRFGLSAVRNVGGNVVSSIVARRKEKQSYLDFADYLRKVDAVACNKRTVEALIKSGAFDSLGHTRRGLITVYEQSIDAVVDTKKAEAIGQFDLFGFGTEDSAAETDVFAVRVPDGEWDKSVLLNFEREMLGLYVSDHPLFGVEHILATAAEVSIADLQSDLVNDGQTVTVAGILSGVTRRMTKDGKPWAQVALEDLEGAVEVLFFPASYAQVGMKIAEDAIVVIKGRVDSREDTIRLIGSDLTLPDLTEGPNGPVKLQIAPSRCTPPMVERLRDVLRGHPGTTEVHLELVSGERRHRYKLPDALRVTASPALMGDLKALLGPNSVAG